From the Microcoleus sp. FACHB-672 genome, one window contains:
- a CDS encoding phosphate/phosphite/phosphonate ABC transporter substrate-binding protein yields MKRRNFVSYSLLFLTGCTTSKLAETQRSKSSVQETAIQAENELATINMALIPWQVSVEQEEKLKPLTDYLTQKLNRPFKFQIAPNYKTAVDLLVEGKVELAYLGASTYIEARLRDPNVEPLAAPINKHTGRPWYTAVIIANSAQGIKTIADLKGKRFAFVNKLSTSGYIVPMAHFLDNGIDPEGEFAEVIFAGSHDKAKAMLLEGKVDAIAEDRQSYTEQQKEGSFDPEKYKIIWESTPIPSLPIVASSKLSPELKNTLKKALIDAPDGLVDPTGAVGAGYTSVEDSDYDIIRKLQKRINTK; encoded by the coding sequence ATGAAACGACGTAATTTTGTCAGTTACTCATTATTATTTCTCACAGGATGCACAACATCCAAGTTAGCCGAAACCCAACGTTCAAAAAGCAGCGTTCAGGAAACAGCCATCCAGGCTGAGAATGAACTGGCAACCATCAATATGGCACTCATTCCCTGGCAGGTTTCCGTAGAACAGGAAGAGAAATTAAAGCCCTTGACTGACTACCTCACACAAAAACTTAACCGGCCATTCAAATTTCAAATAGCGCCAAATTACAAAACAGCGGTTGATTTACTCGTAGAGGGAAAAGTTGAACTCGCCTACCTCGGTGCAAGCACATATATCGAGGCGCGTCTTCGCGATCCCAATGTTGAGCCACTTGCCGCTCCTATTAACAAACACACAGGACGACCTTGGTACACAGCCGTAATTATTGCTAACAGCGCTCAGGGAATTAAAACTATTGCAGATTTGAAAGGCAAACGATTTGCCTTTGTGAACAAATTATCAACATCAGGCTATATTGTACCAATGGCTCACTTCCTAGACAATGGTATTGATCCCGAAGGCGAGTTTGCTGAAGTCATTTTTGCGGGTAGCCATGACAAGGCAAAAGCGATGCTTCTAGAGGGGAAAGTGGATGCGATTGCCGAGGATAGGCAGTCATACACGGAACAACAAAAAGAAGGAAGCTTCGATCCTGAAAAGTACAAAATTATTTGGGAATCCACCCCAATTCCTAGCTTGCCAATAGTAGCTTCTAGTAAGCTTTCACCTGAATTAAAAAATACTTTAAAAAAGGCACTTATCGACGCCCCAGATGGACTTGTAGATCCTACCGGGGCTGTGGGTGCTGGATACACGTCTGTAGAGGATTCTGACTACGACATTATCCGAAAGCTCCAAAAGCGCATTAACACGAAGTGA
- a CDS encoding HMA2 domain-containing protein, translating to MTELNVQCPQTGLQIVHAIPGRLRLRAVGSASESALETVAQRLRQQEGIYKVNINLQTGSLLATFDENRLPLQQLLGMLKQKGVSVAPSPSEDLPLPELWEPVSAALSATQLDSAIPLIVGMLITQRLGIQGLPAIPLYLIAAGTTRQVIDEQGITGLIQQPLIAESSTQNPTSEIQHRLVHAVPGRLRFHVPRLADDAVYTRRIERLIESAAGVTGVRVNQTTASLIVSYKAGSVSLLQMQSRLEALIEQAKVAGLPKIPQPAEDSTSVPEPASEMANAAVPYNGRVQHSPQPAPEPALAVSNGRVQTLPPRSMAVSPVSVKILKKLVLTDTSATRKKPSFWDSYKPPALKASLAFLANLY from the coding sequence ATGACTGAATTAAATGTGCAATGCCCGCAAACGGGGCTACAAATTGTGCACGCAATTCCAGGGCGCTTGCGGCTTCGTGCTGTAGGTAGCGCATCGGAGTCGGCACTTGAAACGGTAGCGCAACGGCTGCGGCAACAAGAAGGAATATACAAAGTTAATATCAATCTGCAAACGGGGAGTTTACTCGCCACTTTTGACGAGAATCGGCTGCCGTTGCAACAATTGCTGGGGATGCTAAAGCAAAAAGGCGTTTCAGTGGCTCCTTCCCCATCGGAAGACTTGCCCCTGCCGGAACTCTGGGAGCCAGTCTCAGCCGCTCTTTCAGCCACACAACTGGATTCTGCGATCCCGTTAATCGTGGGGATGTTAATCACGCAACGCTTGGGAATCCAAGGTTTGCCGGCAATTCCTTTGTATCTGATCGCTGCCGGCACAACCCGTCAGGTGATTGATGAACAGGGGATCACAGGATTGATCCAGCAACCACTCATCGCTGAGTCTTCCACCCAAAATCCAACCTCAGAAATTCAACACCGGCTCGTTCATGCAGTTCCAGGACGGTTGCGCTTTCACGTTCCCCGGCTGGCGGATGATGCTGTTTACACTCGGCGGATCGAGCGCTTGATTGAATCGGCTGCCGGTGTCACCGGCGTGCGGGTGAATCAGACAACAGCATCACTGATTGTGAGCTACAAAGCCGGCTCGGTATCTCTTTTGCAAATGCAATCGCGTCTAGAAGCGCTGATTGAGCAAGCAAAGGTTGCGGGATTGCCGAAGATTCCCCAACCGGCAGAAGACAGCACCTCTGTCCCAGAGCCGGCATCGGAAATGGCGAATGCTGCTGTGCCTTATAACGGGCGAGTTCAGCACTCCCCCCAGCCGGCACCCGAACCGGCACTCGCAGTGTCAAACGGGCGAGTTCAAACATTACCGCCCCGCTCAATGGCAGTTAGTCCTGTCTCCGTGAAAATACTTAAAAAATTAGTATTAACGGATACATCAGCGACACGTAAAAAACCTAGTTTTTGGGATAGCTACAAGCCGCCGGCGCTCAAAGCCTCCCTTGCCTTCTTGGCTAATCTTTACTAA
- a CDS encoding heavy metal translocating P-type ATPase gives MTQAMVKLAPQANTISRVISAAENEKSALVNGNNHAKIGHSVKTNGHKKSELLGVACSVVHAVPGRLRFRVPRLINDPEYAHRLEVLASSAAGVTSVRIKPSAASVAISYNPQGISEAKMRSALVNLIQQASTAILPQELSKTSKHEPEKAESSSWSGLKLPVLATTLAILGGPFGLPIPAVLVGSTIAMTSLPVAKRAWDSVRNDRKLNIDFLDFSAIAITTLQGHFMAPSLMLCLIEAGDAIRERTARSSERQTLDLLDSLADFVWVERDGEKVEVSIHDVQRGDTVIVYPGEQVPVDGRVLRGKATIDQQKLTGESMPVIKEPGQEVYASTLVREGQIYVVAERVGSDTRAGQSIKLMQDAPVHDTRIENYAAKIADRAVLPTILLAGIVFGATRNLARAAAVLTLDFATGIRVSVPTTVLAALTSAARRGILIRSGRALEQFAKVDTFVFDKTGTLTQGDIAICGVKTVNGMTAERVLELAAAAEQRLTHPVASALVRYAEQQGVALLPRGEWSYEVGLGVRAEIDGQTVLVGSKRYLQQEGICMTCLYEEHPDLQTGSLIYVASDGKLRGVIQYTDPLRPETLEVIDALQNQAGMEIHLLTGDNWNRAKAVAAQLGIPHECTHAEAFPEMKATVVRQLHEAGQTVAFIGDGINDSAALAYADLSISFGDGSDVARETADVVLMTNDLRGLVEAIAIARQAMGLIHQNTGIVAIPNLAGLLLAGTVGLNPMAATVVNNGSSVIAGVNGLRPLLNSKVGS, from the coding sequence ATGACACAAGCAATGGTAAAACTGGCACCGCAGGCAAACACAATATCCAGGGTGATATCTGCGGCTGAGAATGAGAAATCTGCTCTAGTGAACGGAAATAACCACGCAAAAATCGGCCATTCCGTAAAAACTAATGGCCATAAAAAATCTGAGCTACTTGGGGTAGCTTGCAGCGTGGTTCACGCGGTTCCGGGACGGTTGCGGTTTCGGGTGCCTCGGCTGATTAACGATCCCGAATACGCGCATCGTCTGGAAGTATTGGCTTCGTCTGCTGCCGGCGTCACCAGTGTCCGCATCAAGCCCTCAGCGGCTTCTGTTGCGATCTCATACAACCCGCAGGGGATTTCAGAAGCGAAGATGCGCTCTGCACTGGTCAACTTGATTCAGCAGGCTAGCACCGCGATTTTACCACAAGAATTATCAAAAACCTCGAAGCACGAACCAGAGAAAGCCGAGAGTAGCTCCTGGTCTGGACTGAAGCTGCCGGTGTTGGCAACCACCTTAGCGATATTGGGTGGCCCATTCGGCTTACCGATTCCCGCCGTGTTGGTGGGTAGCACGATCGCGATGACAAGTCTGCCGGTGGCGAAACGGGCTTGGGACAGCGTCCGCAACGACCGCAAACTGAATATTGACTTCCTCGATTTCTCAGCGATTGCGATCACTACGCTTCAGGGTCACTTCATGGCCCCGTCACTGATGTTGTGTCTGATTGAAGCGGGAGATGCGATTCGGGAACGCACCGCACGCTCATCTGAACGACAAACGCTGGATTTACTCGATTCCCTCGCTGATTTTGTCTGGGTTGAGCGCGATGGCGAAAAAGTGGAAGTTTCGATCCACGACGTGCAGCGCGGCGATACGGTAATCGTTTATCCCGGCGAACAAGTGCCGGTGGATGGACGGGTGCTGCGCGGCAAAGCCACGATTGACCAGCAAAAACTGACTGGCGAGTCGATGCCGGTGATTAAAGAACCGGGACAAGAAGTGTACGCGTCTACCCTGGTGCGCGAAGGACAAATTTACGTTGTCGCAGAACGAGTCGGAAGTGATACCCGTGCCGGCCAGAGCATTAAGTTAATGCAAGATGCGCCGGTGCACGATACCCGGATTGAAAACTACGCCGCCAAAATTGCAGATCGGGCAGTTTTGCCAACGATCCTGCTGGCCGGCATTGTGTTTGGCGCAACCCGCAACCTCGCACGCGCCGCCGCCGTTCTCACCCTCGACTTTGCTACCGGCATTCGCGTTTCGGTTCCCACAACCGTTCTCGCTGCACTCACCTCTGCAGCGCGGCGGGGCATCCTGATCCGCAGCGGACGCGCCTTGGAGCAATTCGCCAAAGTCGATACCTTTGTCTTCGACAAAACCGGCACCCTTACCCAAGGCGACATTGCTATCTGTGGCGTAAAAACCGTGAATGGCATGACTGCTGAGCGCGTGCTGGAACTCGCCGCCGCCGCCGAACAGCGCTTGACGCACCCCGTCGCCTCCGCTTTAGTCCGCTATGCCGAACAGCAAGGGGTTGCCCTGCTGCCGCGCGGTGAGTGGAGTTATGAAGTCGGTTTGGGTGTGCGGGCAGAAATTGACGGACAGACGGTTTTGGTGGGAAGCAAGCGCTACCTGCAGCAGGAAGGCATCTGCATGACTTGCCTGTATGAAGAACATCCAGACCTGCAAACCGGCTCACTGATTTATGTTGCCAGTGATGGCAAGTTACGCGGCGTCATTCAGTACACCGATCCCCTGCGTCCGGAAACCCTGGAAGTGATCGACGCACTCCAGAATCAAGCCGGTATGGAAATTCACTTGCTAACCGGCGATAACTGGAACCGCGCCAAGGCTGTGGCCGCTCAATTGGGCATTCCACATGAGTGCACTCATGCCGAAGCATTTCCCGAAATGAAGGCAACAGTTGTGCGCCAGTTGCACGAAGCCGGTCAGACGGTGGCGTTCATCGGCGATGGCATCAATGATTCTGCCGCCTTGGCGTATGCGGATCTGTCCATCTCCTTTGGCGATGGTTCGGATGTCGCCCGCGAAACCGCTGATGTGGTGCTGATGACGAATGATTTGCGAGGACTTGTAGAAGCGATCGCAATTGCGCGTCAAGCAATGGGGCTAATTCATCAAAACACCGGCATTGTAGCGATCCCCAACCTGGCTGGCTTACTGTTAGCCGGTACTGTGGGACTCAACCCAATGGCGGCAACAGTGGTGAACAACGGTTCCAGTGTGATTGCCGGCGTCAACGGTTTGCGCCCCCTGCTGAACTCAAAAGTCGGCAGTTGA
- a CDS encoding DUF5132 domain-containing protein, translating into MLFGLDDLFEDFGLPALVVGVGAAILAPVLIPVGKPLAKSAIKGSIALYEKSKGVFAEVGEAFEDLVAESKAELADAQNQQDLKSAAIPTQARPVTE; encoded by the coding sequence ATGTTATTTGGTTTAGACGATTTGTTTGAAGATTTTGGTCTTCCTGCACTTGTTGTCGGTGTCGGTGCGGCAATTTTAGCACCTGTGTTGATTCCGGTTGGTAAGCCCTTAGCAAAATCAGCCATAAAAGGCAGTATTGCCCTTTATGAAAAAAGCAAGGGTGTATTTGCAGAAGTTGGAGAAGCTTTTGAGGATCTCGTCGCTGAATCTAAAGCAGAACTTGCTGACGCCCAAAATCAACAAGATTTGAAATCAGCCGCAATTCCAACTCAAGCCCGTCCCGTAACTGAATGA
- a CDS encoding DUF5132 domain-containing protein — MAIGEFFEEPGVLLEEAGAPGLAVGLGAVLLAPVLIPFVAGIGKPIAKAAIKGGIAFFEKTKGAFAEVGESVEDLVAEARAEMAEKQAQNIVNGETHSEPTTDYPGS, encoded by the coding sequence ATGGCCATCGGAGAATTTTTTGAAGAACCGGGCGTTTTATTAGAAGAAGCTGGCGCACCTGGTTTGGCTGTTGGTTTGGGTGCTGTATTGCTTGCACCTGTTTTGATTCCTTTTGTTGCCGGTATTGGCAAACCCATCGCCAAAGCAGCGATTAAAGGCGGCATTGCTTTCTTTGAAAAAACCAAAGGTGCATTCGCCGAAGTCGGCGAATCCGTTGAGGATCTCGTCGCTGAAGCTAGAGCAGAAATGGCTGAAAAACAAGCGCAAAATATCGTAAACGGGGAAACCCATTCTGAGCCGACAACCGATTATCCCGGCAGCTAG